One Coffea arabica cultivar ET-39 chromosome 5e, Coffea Arabica ET-39 HiFi, whole genome shotgun sequence DNA segment encodes these proteins:
- the LOC140006763 gene encoding uncharacterized protein isoform X2 yields the protein MEVGSPENGFDEISDLFKHDESTLSEDLGLSFLMNKDVAADYAFGDLEGEDKFNFCFSEQGHCELPSLLSNFRYYDPPGHPLENLHSSARISSSSDFLIDTDAGVVLNEDNLQMRSPKNHQHEDTEKLCSGYLRDFASQVDLESINSEVPEVFCRQPQVLASMGNPILGGEIVDTRDSPPHYNIGEETFSNPQHQELDQSEFTSKKEEEGVPVDQTETLYLSLESESGDFNSRNSGDGREELKELDLPHVDQYDQERTSHFSVSTGVMGEICVSPETSLYAIKVPHDQKLSASHGLQDVLYYNVTHDPKCCKAECFDPSEDPLSVNQSLHAAMENCASSKGSPAKHVHVAKINDQGVKRSRSQSPVKQTYSTSRCKKDSQTNSEARLPHFKSWCQRSSDKAACSYQSPGSPIRCVIQEGHKEQSYYSSSSNHKYELARTGDRGREVTSKDHLSVTSRQNSAALQESRRVFKDSSSSKSAPASPSNHSLEITSRRKVERSGSPSPISRRNLKRECDKSLSRTRYSSRHKSSSRSYSAHNTSLRAGYLSRASYRRTGIGKPGRCLFVAGFEFSTTEGELERKFSRFGHVRDVRIIRDKRSGLSRGYGFLSLERDEEADAAIRALHKTDWNGRVVLVEKSIK from the exons ATGGAGGTGGGTTCTCCTGAAAATGGATTTGATGAAATAAGCGACCTTTTCAAACACGATGAATCCACTTTATCTGAAGATTTAGGCCTAAGCTTTCTAATGAATAAGGATGTAGCTGCAGATTATGCGTTTGGTGACTTGGAAGGTGAAGATAAGTTCAATTTCTGTTTCAGTGAGCAAGGGCACTGTGAACTGCCTTCACTGCTGTCTAATTTCAGATACTATGACCCTCCGGGACATCCTTTGGAAAATCTCCATTCTTCTGCTCGAATTAGTAGCAGtagtgattttttgattgataCAGATGCTGGTGTTGTTTTGAACGAGGATAATTTGCAGATGAGATCGCCCAAAAACCACCAGCATGAGGATACTGAGAAGTTATGTTCTGGTTATCTTCGTGATTTTGCCTCCCAAGTAGATTTAGAGAGTATCAATTCTGAAGTTCCAGAGGTCTTTTGCAGACAACCACAGGTACTTGCTTCAATGGGGAACCCTATATTGGGAGGAGAAATAGTGGACACGCGAGATTCTCCTCCGCACTACAATATAGGTGAAGAAACCTTTTCAAATCCACAGCACCAAGAACTTGACCAGTCTGAGTTTACatccaaaaaagaagaagaaggtgtTCCAGTTGACCAGACAGAAACGCTTTATCTTTCTCTAGAATCTGAGAGTGGAGATTTCAACTCAAGAAACTCTGGAGATGGTAGGGAAGAGCTCAAAGAGCTTGATTTGCCCCATGTTGATCAGTATGACCAAGAGAGAACTTCGCACTTTTCTGTATCTACAGGAGTGATGGGGGAAATATGCGTTTCGCCTGAGACATCTCTTTACGCTATCAAGGTTCCACATGATCAGAAACTGTCTGCTTCACATGGTCTTCAagatgtattatattataatgTAACACATGATCCAAAATGCTGCAAAGCTGAATGCTTTGACCCAAGTGAAGATCCCCTTTCTGTGAATCAGTCGTTACATGCTGCTATGGAGAATTGTGCATCTTCAAAAGGTTCTCCTGCGAAACATGTTCATGTAGCTAAAATAAATGATCAAGGAGTAAAAAGATCAAGATCACAATCACCGGTTAAGCAAACATATTCCACTTCCAGGTGTAAGAAGGATTCTCAAACTAACTCTGAAGCAAGACTCCCACATTTTAAAAGTTGGTGCCAAAGATCATCTGACAAAGCTGCTTGTTCATACCAGTCTCCTGGAAGTCCTATCAGATGTGTTATTCAAGAAGGTCACAAGGAACAGTCTTATTATTCTTCATCAAGTAACCACAAATATGAATTAGCTAGGACTGGTGATCGGGGTAGGGAAGTCACTTCGAAGGATCATTTGTCAGTCACCAGTCGACAGAATTCTGCTGCTCTACAAGAGTCAAGGAGAGTGTTTAAGGATAGTTCTTCTTCCAAATCTGCACCTGCCTCACCAAGCAATCACTCCTTAGAAATTACTAGTCGTCGGAAAGTGGAGAGGTCAGGTTCGCCATCACCAATCTCGCGTAGGAATCTCAAGAGAGAATGTGATAAATCTCTTTCAAG GACGAGGTACTCCTCAAGGCACAAATCttcctcaaggagctattctgCTCATAATACATCTCTTCGAGCCGGATACTTGTCACGAGCTTCTTATAGGAGGACTGGAATAGGGAAACCTGGGAGATGTCTGTTTGTTGCAGGCTTTGAATTTTCAACAACAGAAGGAGAACTGGAAAGGAAGTTTTCTCGATTTGGCCATGTGAGAGATGT
- the LOC140006763 gene encoding uncharacterized protein isoform X1, translating to MEVGSPENGFDEISDLFKHDESTLSEDLGLSFLMNKDVAADYAFGDLEGEDKFNFCFSEQGHCELPSLLSNFRYYDPPGHPLENLHSSARISSSSDFLIDTDAGVVLNEDNLQMRSPKNHQHEDTEKLCSGYLRDFASQVDLESINSEVPEVFCRQPQVLASMGNPILGGEIVDTRDSPPHYNIGEETFSNPQHQELDQSEFTSKKEEEGVPVDQTETLYLSLESESGDFNSRNSGDGREELKELDLPHVDQYDQERTSHFSVSTGVMGEICVSPETSLYAIKVPHDQKLSASHGLQDVLYYNVTHDPKCCKAECFDPSEDPLSVNQSLHAAMENCASSKGSPAKHVHVAKINDQGVKRSRSQSPVKQTYSTSRCKKDSQTNSEARLPHFKSWCQRSSDKAACSYQSPGSPIRCVIQEGHKEQSYYSSSSNHKYELARTGDRGREVTSKDHLSVTSRQNSAALQESRRVFKDSSSSKSAPASPSNHSLEITSRRKVERSGSPSPISRRNLKRECDKSLSRYPYAKDICRQSSRTRYSSRHKSSSRSYSAHNTSLRAGYLSRASYRRTGIGKPGRCLFVAGFEFSTTEGELERKFSRFGHVRDVRIIRDKRSGLSRGYGFLSLERDEEADAAIRALHKTDWNGRVVLVEKSIK from the exons ATGGAGGTGGGTTCTCCTGAAAATGGATTTGATGAAATAAGCGACCTTTTCAAACACGATGAATCCACTTTATCTGAAGATTTAGGCCTAAGCTTTCTAATGAATAAGGATGTAGCTGCAGATTATGCGTTTGGTGACTTGGAAGGTGAAGATAAGTTCAATTTCTGTTTCAGTGAGCAAGGGCACTGTGAACTGCCTTCACTGCTGTCTAATTTCAGATACTATGACCCTCCGGGACATCCTTTGGAAAATCTCCATTCTTCTGCTCGAATTAGTAGCAGtagtgattttttgattgataCAGATGCTGGTGTTGTTTTGAACGAGGATAATTTGCAGATGAGATCGCCCAAAAACCACCAGCATGAGGATACTGAGAAGTTATGTTCTGGTTATCTTCGTGATTTTGCCTCCCAAGTAGATTTAGAGAGTATCAATTCTGAAGTTCCAGAGGTCTTTTGCAGACAACCACAGGTACTTGCTTCAATGGGGAACCCTATATTGGGAGGAGAAATAGTGGACACGCGAGATTCTCCTCCGCACTACAATATAGGTGAAGAAACCTTTTCAAATCCACAGCACCAAGAACTTGACCAGTCTGAGTTTACatccaaaaaagaagaagaaggtgtTCCAGTTGACCAGACAGAAACGCTTTATCTTTCTCTAGAATCTGAGAGTGGAGATTTCAACTCAAGAAACTCTGGAGATGGTAGGGAAGAGCTCAAAGAGCTTGATTTGCCCCATGTTGATCAGTATGACCAAGAGAGAACTTCGCACTTTTCTGTATCTACAGGAGTGATGGGGGAAATATGCGTTTCGCCTGAGACATCTCTTTACGCTATCAAGGTTCCACATGATCAGAAACTGTCTGCTTCACATGGTCTTCAagatgtattatattataatgTAACACATGATCCAAAATGCTGCAAAGCTGAATGCTTTGACCCAAGTGAAGATCCCCTTTCTGTGAATCAGTCGTTACATGCTGCTATGGAGAATTGTGCATCTTCAAAAGGTTCTCCTGCGAAACATGTTCATGTAGCTAAAATAAATGATCAAGGAGTAAAAAGATCAAGATCACAATCACCGGTTAAGCAAACATATTCCACTTCCAGGTGTAAGAAGGATTCTCAAACTAACTCTGAAGCAAGACTCCCACATTTTAAAAGTTGGTGCCAAAGATCATCTGACAAAGCTGCTTGTTCATACCAGTCTCCTGGAAGTCCTATCAGATGTGTTATTCAAGAAGGTCACAAGGAACAGTCTTATTATTCTTCATCAAGTAACCACAAATATGAATTAGCTAGGACTGGTGATCGGGGTAGGGAAGTCACTTCGAAGGATCATTTGTCAGTCACCAGTCGACAGAATTCTGCTGCTCTACAAGAGTCAAGGAGAGTGTTTAAGGATAGTTCTTCTTCCAAATCTGCACCTGCCTCACCAAGCAATCACTCCTTAGAAATTACTAGTCGTCGGAAAGTGGAGAGGTCAGGTTCGCCATCACCAATCTCGCGTAGGAATCTCAAGAGAGAATGTGATAAATCTCTTTCAAGGTATCCATATGCAAAGGATATTTGCAGGCAATCCTCAAG GACGAGGTACTCCTCAAGGCACAAATCttcctcaaggagctattctgCTCATAATACATCTCTTCGAGCCGGATACTTGTCACGAGCTTCTTATAGGAGGACTGGAATAGGGAAACCTGGGAGATGTCTGTTTGTTGCAGGCTTTGAATTTTCAACAACAGAAGGAGAACTGGAAAGGAAGTTTTCTCGATTTGGCCATGTGAGAGATGT
- the LOC140006763 gene encoding uncharacterized protein isoform X3: protein MEVGSPENGFDEISDLFKHDESTLSEDLGLSFLMNKDVAADYAFGDLEGEDKFNFCFSEQGHCELPSLLSNFRYYDPPGHPLENLHSSARISSSSDFLIDTDAGVVLNEDNLQMRSPKNHQHEDTEKQPQVLASMGNPILGGEIVDTRDSPPHYNIGEETFSNPQHQELDQSEFTSKKEEEGVPVDQTETLYLSLESESGDFNSRNSGDGREELKELDLPHVDQYDQERTSHFSVSTGVMGEICVSPETSLYAIKVPHDQKLSASHGLQDVLYYNVTHDPKCCKAECFDPSEDPLSVNQSLHAAMENCASSKGSPAKHVHVAKINDQGVKRSRSQSPVKQTYSTSRCKKDSQTNSEARLPHFKSWCQRSSDKAACSYQSPGSPIRCVIQEGHKEQSYYSSSSNHKYELARTGDRGREVTSKDHLSVTSRQNSAALQESRRVFKDSSSSKSAPASPSNHSLEITSRRKVERSGSPSPISRRNLKRECDKSLSRYPYAKDICRQSSRTRYSSRHKSSSRSYSAHNTSLRAGYLSRASYRRTGIGKPGRCLFVAGFEFSTTEGELERKFSRFGHVRDVRIIRDKRSGLSRGYGFLSLERDEEADAAIRALHKTDWNGRVVLVEKSIK, encoded by the exons ATGGAGGTGGGTTCTCCTGAAAATGGATTTGATGAAATAAGCGACCTTTTCAAACACGATGAATCCACTTTATCTGAAGATTTAGGCCTAAGCTTTCTAATGAATAAGGATGTAGCTGCAGATTATGCGTTTGGTGACTTGGAAGGTGAAGATAAGTTCAATTTCTGTTTCAGTGAGCAAGGGCACTGTGAACTGCCTTCACTGCTGTCTAATTTCAGATACTATGACCCTCCGGGACATCCTTTGGAAAATCTCCATTCTTCTGCTCGAATTAGTAGCAGtagtgattttttgattgataCAGATGCTGGTGTTGTTTTGAACGAGGATAATTTGCAGATGAGATCGCCCAAAAACCACCAGCATGAGGATACTGAGAA ACAACCACAGGTACTTGCTTCAATGGGGAACCCTATATTGGGAGGAGAAATAGTGGACACGCGAGATTCTCCTCCGCACTACAATATAGGTGAAGAAACCTTTTCAAATCCACAGCACCAAGAACTTGACCAGTCTGAGTTTACatccaaaaaagaagaagaaggtgtTCCAGTTGACCAGACAGAAACGCTTTATCTTTCTCTAGAATCTGAGAGTGGAGATTTCAACTCAAGAAACTCTGGAGATGGTAGGGAAGAGCTCAAAGAGCTTGATTTGCCCCATGTTGATCAGTATGACCAAGAGAGAACTTCGCACTTTTCTGTATCTACAGGAGTGATGGGGGAAATATGCGTTTCGCCTGAGACATCTCTTTACGCTATCAAGGTTCCACATGATCAGAAACTGTCTGCTTCACATGGTCTTCAagatgtattatattataatgTAACACATGATCCAAAATGCTGCAAAGCTGAATGCTTTGACCCAAGTGAAGATCCCCTTTCTGTGAATCAGTCGTTACATGCTGCTATGGAGAATTGTGCATCTTCAAAAGGTTCTCCTGCGAAACATGTTCATGTAGCTAAAATAAATGATCAAGGAGTAAAAAGATCAAGATCACAATCACCGGTTAAGCAAACATATTCCACTTCCAGGTGTAAGAAGGATTCTCAAACTAACTCTGAAGCAAGACTCCCACATTTTAAAAGTTGGTGCCAAAGATCATCTGACAAAGCTGCTTGTTCATACCAGTCTCCTGGAAGTCCTATCAGATGTGTTATTCAAGAAGGTCACAAGGAACAGTCTTATTATTCTTCATCAAGTAACCACAAATATGAATTAGCTAGGACTGGTGATCGGGGTAGGGAAGTCACTTCGAAGGATCATTTGTCAGTCACCAGTCGACAGAATTCTGCTGCTCTACAAGAGTCAAGGAGAGTGTTTAAGGATAGTTCTTCTTCCAAATCTGCACCTGCCTCACCAAGCAATCACTCCTTAGAAATTACTAGTCGTCGGAAAGTGGAGAGGTCAGGTTCGCCATCACCAATCTCGCGTAGGAATCTCAAGAGAGAATGTGATAAATCTCTTTCAAGGTATCCATATGCAAAGGATATTTGCAGGCAATCCTCAAG GACGAGGTACTCCTCAAGGCACAAATCttcctcaaggagctattctgCTCATAATACATCTCTTCGAGCCGGATACTTGTCACGAGCTTCTTATAGGAGGACTGGAATAGGGAAACCTGGGAGATGTCTGTTTGTTGCAGGCTTTGAATTTTCAACAACAGAAGGAGAACTGGAAAGGAAGTTTTCTCGATTTGGCCATGTGAGAGATGT
- the LOC140006763 gene encoding uncharacterized protein isoform X5, with protein sequence MEVGSPENGFDEISDLFKHDESTLSEDLGLSFLMNKDVAADYAFGDLEDAGVVLNEDNLQMRSPKNHQHEDTEKQPQVLASMGNPILGGEIVDTRDSPPHYNIGEETFSNPQHQELDQSEFTSKKEEEGVPVDQTETLYLSLESESGDFNSRNSGDGREELKELDLPHVDQYDQERTSHFSVSTGVMGEICVSPETSLYAIKVPHDQKLSASHGLQDVLYYNVTHDPKCCKAECFDPSEDPLSVNQSLHAAMENCASSKGSPAKHVHVAKINDQGVKRSRSQSPVKQTYSTSRCKKDSQTNSEARLPHFKSWCQRSSDKAACSYQSPGSPIRCVIQEGHKEQSYYSSSSNHKYELARTGDRGREVTSKDHLSVTSRQNSAALQESRRVFKDSSSSKSAPASPSNHSLEITSRRKVERSGSPSPISRRNLKRECDKSLSRYPYAKDICRQSSRTRYSSRHKSSSRSYSAHNTSLRAGYLSRASYRRTGIGKPGRCLFVAGFEFSTTEGELERKFSRFGHVRDVRIIRDKRSGLSRGYGFLSLERDEEADAAIRALHKTDWNGRVVLVEKSIK encoded by the exons ATGGAGGTGGGTTCTCCTGAAAATGGATTTGATGAAATAAGCGACCTTTTCAAACACGATGAATCCACTTTATCTGAAGATTTAGGCCTAAGCTTTCTAATGAATAAGGATGTAGCTGCAGATTATGCGTTTGGTGACTTGGAAG ATGCTGGTGTTGTTTTGAACGAGGATAATTTGCAGATGAGATCGCCCAAAAACCACCAGCATGAGGATACTGAGAA ACAACCACAGGTACTTGCTTCAATGGGGAACCCTATATTGGGAGGAGAAATAGTGGACACGCGAGATTCTCCTCCGCACTACAATATAGGTGAAGAAACCTTTTCAAATCCACAGCACCAAGAACTTGACCAGTCTGAGTTTACatccaaaaaagaagaagaaggtgtTCCAGTTGACCAGACAGAAACGCTTTATCTTTCTCTAGAATCTGAGAGTGGAGATTTCAACTCAAGAAACTCTGGAGATGGTAGGGAAGAGCTCAAAGAGCTTGATTTGCCCCATGTTGATCAGTATGACCAAGAGAGAACTTCGCACTTTTCTGTATCTACAGGAGTGATGGGGGAAATATGCGTTTCGCCTGAGACATCTCTTTACGCTATCAAGGTTCCACATGATCAGAAACTGTCTGCTTCACATGGTCTTCAagatgtattatattataatgTAACACATGATCCAAAATGCTGCAAAGCTGAATGCTTTGACCCAAGTGAAGATCCCCTTTCTGTGAATCAGTCGTTACATGCTGCTATGGAGAATTGTGCATCTTCAAAAGGTTCTCCTGCGAAACATGTTCATGTAGCTAAAATAAATGATCAAGGAGTAAAAAGATCAAGATCACAATCACCGGTTAAGCAAACATATTCCACTTCCAGGTGTAAGAAGGATTCTCAAACTAACTCTGAAGCAAGACTCCCACATTTTAAAAGTTGGTGCCAAAGATCATCTGACAAAGCTGCTTGTTCATACCAGTCTCCTGGAAGTCCTATCAGATGTGTTATTCAAGAAGGTCACAAGGAACAGTCTTATTATTCTTCATCAAGTAACCACAAATATGAATTAGCTAGGACTGGTGATCGGGGTAGGGAAGTCACTTCGAAGGATCATTTGTCAGTCACCAGTCGACAGAATTCTGCTGCTCTACAAGAGTCAAGGAGAGTGTTTAAGGATAGTTCTTCTTCCAAATCTGCACCTGCCTCACCAAGCAATCACTCCTTAGAAATTACTAGTCGTCGGAAAGTGGAGAGGTCAGGTTCGCCATCACCAATCTCGCGTAGGAATCTCAAGAGAGAATGTGATAAATCTCTTTCAAGGTATCCATATGCAAAGGATATTTGCAGGCAATCCTCAAG GACGAGGTACTCCTCAAGGCACAAATCttcctcaaggagctattctgCTCATAATACATCTCTTCGAGCCGGATACTTGTCACGAGCTTCTTATAGGAGGACTGGAATAGGGAAACCTGGGAGATGTCTGTTTGTTGCAGGCTTTGAATTTTCAACAACAGAAGGAGAACTGGAAAGGAAGTTTTCTCGATTTGGCCATGTGAGAGATGT
- the LOC140006763 gene encoding uncharacterized protein isoform X4, with protein MEVGSPENGFDEISDLFKHDESTLSEDLGLSFLMNKDVAADYAFGDLEDAGVVLNEDNLQMRSPKNHQHEDTEKLCSGYLRDFASQVDLESINSEVPEVFCRQPQVLASMGNPILGGEIVDTRDSPPHYNIGEETFSNPQHQELDQSEFTSKKEEEGVPVDQTETLYLSLESESGDFNSRNSGDGREELKELDLPHVDQYDQERTSHFSVSTGVMGEICVSPETSLYAIKVPHDQKLSASHGLQDVLYYNVTHDPKCCKAECFDPSEDPLSVNQSLHAAMENCASSKGSPAKHVHVAKINDQGVKRSRSQSPVKQTYSTSRCKKDSQTNSEARLPHFKSWCQRSSDKAACSYQSPGSPIRCVIQEGHKEQSYYSSSSNHKYELARTGDRGREVTSKDHLSVTSRQNSAALQESRRVFKDSSSSKSAPASPSNHSLEITSRRKVERSGSPSPISRRNLKRECDKSLSRYPYAKDICRQSSRTRYSSRHKSSSRSYSAHNTSLRAGYLSRASYRRTGIGKPGRCLFVAGFEFSTTEGELERKFSRFGHVRDVRIIRDKRSGLSRGYGFLSLERDEEADAAIRALHKTDWNGRVVLVEKSIK; from the exons ATGGAGGTGGGTTCTCCTGAAAATGGATTTGATGAAATAAGCGACCTTTTCAAACACGATGAATCCACTTTATCTGAAGATTTAGGCCTAAGCTTTCTAATGAATAAGGATGTAGCTGCAGATTATGCGTTTGGTGACTTGGAAG ATGCTGGTGTTGTTTTGAACGAGGATAATTTGCAGATGAGATCGCCCAAAAACCACCAGCATGAGGATACTGAGAAGTTATGTTCTGGTTATCTTCGTGATTTTGCCTCCCAAGTAGATTTAGAGAGTATCAATTCTGAAGTTCCAGAGGTCTTTTGCAGACAACCACAGGTACTTGCTTCAATGGGGAACCCTATATTGGGAGGAGAAATAGTGGACACGCGAGATTCTCCTCCGCACTACAATATAGGTGAAGAAACCTTTTCAAATCCACAGCACCAAGAACTTGACCAGTCTGAGTTTACatccaaaaaagaagaagaaggtgtTCCAGTTGACCAGACAGAAACGCTTTATCTTTCTCTAGAATCTGAGAGTGGAGATTTCAACTCAAGAAACTCTGGAGATGGTAGGGAAGAGCTCAAAGAGCTTGATTTGCCCCATGTTGATCAGTATGACCAAGAGAGAACTTCGCACTTTTCTGTATCTACAGGAGTGATGGGGGAAATATGCGTTTCGCCTGAGACATCTCTTTACGCTATCAAGGTTCCACATGATCAGAAACTGTCTGCTTCACATGGTCTTCAagatgtattatattataatgTAACACATGATCCAAAATGCTGCAAAGCTGAATGCTTTGACCCAAGTGAAGATCCCCTTTCTGTGAATCAGTCGTTACATGCTGCTATGGAGAATTGTGCATCTTCAAAAGGTTCTCCTGCGAAACATGTTCATGTAGCTAAAATAAATGATCAAGGAGTAAAAAGATCAAGATCACAATCACCGGTTAAGCAAACATATTCCACTTCCAGGTGTAAGAAGGATTCTCAAACTAACTCTGAAGCAAGACTCCCACATTTTAAAAGTTGGTGCCAAAGATCATCTGACAAAGCTGCTTGTTCATACCAGTCTCCTGGAAGTCCTATCAGATGTGTTATTCAAGAAGGTCACAAGGAACAGTCTTATTATTCTTCATCAAGTAACCACAAATATGAATTAGCTAGGACTGGTGATCGGGGTAGGGAAGTCACTTCGAAGGATCATTTGTCAGTCACCAGTCGACAGAATTCTGCTGCTCTACAAGAGTCAAGGAGAGTGTTTAAGGATAGTTCTTCTTCCAAATCTGCACCTGCCTCACCAAGCAATCACTCCTTAGAAATTACTAGTCGTCGGAAAGTGGAGAGGTCAGGTTCGCCATCACCAATCTCGCGTAGGAATCTCAAGAGAGAATGTGATAAATCTCTTTCAAGGTATCCATATGCAAAGGATATTTGCAGGCAATCCTCAAG GACGAGGTACTCCTCAAGGCACAAATCttcctcaaggagctattctgCTCATAATACATCTCTTCGAGCCGGATACTTGTCACGAGCTTCTTATAGGAGGACTGGAATAGGGAAACCTGGGAGATGTCTGTTTGTTGCAGGCTTTGAATTTTCAACAACAGAAGGAGAACTGGAAAGGAAGTTTTCTCGATTTGGCCATGTGAGAGATGT